Proteins encoded by one window of Cryptococcus gattii WM276 chromosome K, complete sequence:
- a CDS encoding uncharacterized protein (Similar to TIGR gene model, INSD accession AAW46374.1), producing the protein MSEHQFFETITKSFTEVTITEQGVDTAEFLEAAEGLVKIFNLFGNPAFAVVQNDLTGNIAKIRAYLAKNPASAATLESLLASEKANIPKAKDRVATDALMWLLRGLKFTSLGLKINLENKDEELSASFTKAYEQSLKKYHGMMIRPVFYLAMKACPYRNTFYPKLGQPQEVVMPKLEAWLKALYEIVEKEEAVFKAGAYGEI; encoded by the exons ATGAGTGAACACCAGTTCTTCGAGACCATCACAAAG TCATTCACAGAGGTTACGATCACCGAGCAGGGTGTCGATACCGCTGAGTTCCTCGAGGCCGCCGAGGGTCTAGTCAAGATCTTCA ACCTCTTTGGTAACCCTGCTTTCGCTGTCGTACAAAATGACTTGACCGGTAACATTGCT AAAATTCGAGCGTATCTCGCCAAGAACCCCGCCTCCGCCGCCACCCTCGAGTCCCTTCTCGCCTCTGAAAAAGCCAACATCCCCAAGGCCAAGGACCGAGTCGCGACCGATGCCTTAATGTGGCTGCTCCGTGGTCTCAAATTCACGTCATTGGGCTTGAAGATCAATCTTGAGAACAAGGATGAAGAGCTTTCTGCCAGTTTTACCAAAGCTTATGAGCAAAGCTTGAAGAAGTATCATGGCATGATGATCAGGCCGGTGTTTTAC CTCGCTATGAAGGCCTGCCCTTACCGTAATACCTTCTATCCCAAGCTTGGCCAGCCCCAGGAAGTCGTCATGCCCAAGCTCGAGGCTTGGCTCAAGGCTTTGTACGAAATTGtcgagaaggaagaggctgTCTTCAAGGCTGGTGCTTACGGTGAGATTTAG
- a CDS encoding Mitotic chromosome condensation-related protein, putative (Similar to TIGR gene model, INSD accession AAW46375.1): protein MAEFTLQEHLLTLSDPSLYQISAELDIPSLRTSSIDSSLSSAIEEIAGDPDSIVNSSPSTFDVFRSILKYADQPNVDAGILIKLLDVIISGLSHHSSAVMAIVNGQGFGAEADMDAPMAHKQPLEMWAFLLQWFVNAAERGAGKTNDEPRQVTTGRGKKKTTKTAGGALAATSFVFSDHLPLVLGTMHKTLRIPTSRLWRTSSEREAFISCFVKPAYQLAETEAYLKASEVRLGIFKVICLAVKFHQHAFGAQTSIMQNLTYFEHLSEPMAELLAILEKEFDFSQLGEEVLRDVAGKTFAHNDAKGPRSFSRFLVRLAELSPRMVQKQMPLLLAHLDSEAHPMRMAIVEIIGILIKDISSSDEGDEEQKAKQIKRFFELLMERFLDLNSWVRCKVLTTLIKLCDLPAKFPKQRHQIAELTIRTLEDKTSSARRYAIQLLCKLLETHPFGALHGGTLNLDEWQERYEKIAEELKKVDAQELEKAKREVGIEGDEEEGEVDGQDDERAKVKKEKEDENEEEDDEAQNGSTPKPKKKKPRQSQLDLSAIQFEQATLDPNLITKLRLTKKYYGDALRFINQLESAIPTLCQLLVSTTKTEVLESMRFFRIAYEYDIASAEQGIKTMLHLIWTKDNNATAGEEGEGKGIRGSVIECYRSLYFDVVPDLPPKQQVNRITKNMIERTYGATLAELTSLEELMRTMMGEHMVHADVINKLWQVYSTEQEIPKPQRQGAIIILGMLALAKREVVTEKVDKLLKIGLGPLGMHDLVLAKYTCIALQRLGGSAKKVKGSLQDKTVRLPMDNPIFTKLQDIIEFSPKSPQWFSMAEQAVNTIYLLGEQPDRLCTKIIKDLTTKVFDAPEKGIEIEKKQGEREGENGGDVANENQETTGDGDASATAGNESQTLDDGETSQSQSQLAPANEEIVLLKAQASSFKIAQMVFVVGHVALKHIVYLELVEREFKRRKDEKAKEKAAAKATEKDQNDLDAVAGNAEDDIGDLISTMKENELLYGEKSLLAGYGDLIAHICASPRKYRYPSLREAATLSLSKLMCVSSQFCEQHLPLLFKILETSKDPVVRSNIVIALGDIAVCFGNLIDDNSERLYQGLADTDLVVKKNTLMVLTHLILNGMIKVKGQLGEMAKCLEDPDQRISDLAKLFFTELSTKDNALYNNLQDVISHLSIGAHAVDEETFERTMRFIFTFIEKEKQAESIVEKLCQRFRQATEERQWRDISYCLSLLPFKSDRSVKKLIEGLPFYQDKLHEETVFRRFTEILAKARANKASNKPETELQEFERILNEHQAKGLEDQALEADVLRKAKAAKRRAAKRPPAAAARTTRRKQVVEEDVEEEDEETATVDEEAEEEKEAPAPRKKATARKPPPRRGGRRKKVVESEDEDEGDEDEDEDDE from the exons ATGGCAGAATTCACACTCCAAGAACACCTGCTCACCCTCTCAGATCCATCGTTGTACCAAATTTCCGCAGAACTCGATATCCCTTCTCTCCGCACATCCTCCATCGactcctccctctcctccgCCATCGAAGAAATCGCAGGTGACCCCGACTCCATCGTAAACTCCTCCCCATCAACCTTCGACGTCTTTCGCTCTATCCTCAAGTATGCAGACCAACCAAATGTCGATGCTGGCATACTCATCAAACTGCTAGATGTCATTATCTCTGGACTGAGTCATCATTCGAGCGCGGTGATGGCGATTGTCAATGGACAAGGGTTTGGTGCTGAAGCCGACATGGATGCGCCGATGGCGCATAAGCAGCCGCTTGAGATGTGGGCGTTTTTGTTGCAGTGGTTTGTCAATGCCGCAGAGCGCGGGGCGGGGAAGACAAACGACGAACCGAGACAGGTAACGACGGGAAGAGGTAAGAAAAAGACTACAAAAACCGCTGGTGGAGCTCTGGCAGCAACATCGTTTGTGTTTTCAGATCATCTCCCGCTAGTACTCGGTACGATGCATAAAACCCTCCGAATACCAACCTCACGGTTATGGCGTACCTCTTCGGAAAGAGAAGCTTTCATCTCCTGCTTTGTCAAACCCGCATACCAGCTCGCGGAGACAGAGGCATACCTGAAGGCTTCCGAAGTCCGTCTGGGTATATTCAAAGTCATCTGTCTCGCTGTCAAGTTCCATCAACATGCTTTTGGGGCCCAAACATCGATTATGCAGAATTTGACGTACTTTGAACATCTTTCGGAACCAATGGCGGAGCTCCTAGCGATTTTGGAAAAGGAATTTGATTTTTCCCAGTTGGGAGAAGAGGTTTTGAGGGACGTTGCAGGAAAGACTTTTGCGCATAATGATGCTAAAGGCCCGAGGAGTTTTTCGAGGTTCCTCGTTAGGCTAGCAGAGTTGAGTCCGAGAATGGTGCAGAAGCAGATGCCATTGCTGCTCGCGCATCTCGATAGCGAG GCGCACCCCATGCGGATGGCTATTGTAGAGATCATCGGCATTCTCATCAAAGACATTTCGTCTTCTGATGAAGGTGACGAAGAGCAAAAGGCGAAGCAGATCAAAAGGTTTTTTGAGTTGTTGATGGAGAGGTTTTTGGACCTGAACTCTTGGGTGAGATGCAAAGTTTTGACAACACTGATCAAGCTCTGCGA TCTACCTGCCAAATTTCCTAAACAGCGTCATCAAATCGCCGAACTTACCATTCGCACACTCGAAGACAAAACATCCTCCGCTCGTCGATATGCTATTCAGCTGTTGTGTAAACTGTTGGAGACTCACCCGTTCGGCGCACTTCATGGCGGGACGCTAAATCTGGATGAGTGGCAGGAGAGGTACGAAAAGATAGCAGAGGAGTTGAAAAAGGTGGATGCTCAAGAGCTGGAAAAGGCAAAGCGGGAAGTGGGCATtgaaggtgatgaagaggaaggtgaAGTTGATGGACAGGATGATGAAAGGGCTAAAGTcaagaaagaaaaggaagacgagaatgaagaggaagacgaTGAGGCTCAAAACGGATCCACCCCGAAAcccaagaagaagaaaccTCGTCAATCACAACTCGACCTCTCCGCCATTCAATTCGAACAAGCCACTCTCGATCCCAATCTCATCACCAAACTGCGCCTTACCAAGAAATACTATGGCGATGCTCTCCGATTCATCAACCAACTGGAATCTGCAATCCCAACCTTGTGCCAGTTACTCGTCTCCACCACGAAAACTGAAGTTCTCGAATCCATGCGGTTCTTTAGGATCGCATACGAGTATGACATCGCCTCGGCCGAACAGGGAATCAAGACGATGTTGCATTTGATCTGGACAAAGGATAATAATGCGACGGCtggggaggaaggggaaggaaaagggatTAGGGGCAGTGTGATTGAGTGTTATAGGAGTCTATATTTCGATGTGGTGCCGGATTTACCGCCAAAGCAGCAAGTGAATAGGATCACGAAAAATATGATTGA ACGGACATATGGAGCTACGTTGGCAGAGTTGACAAGTCTGGAAGAGTTGATGCGCACGATGATGGGAGAGCATATGGTGCATGCCGATGTTATCAACAAGCTCTGGCAAGTTTACA GTACGGAACAAGAAATCCCCAAACCGCAAAGGCAAGGCGCAATCATCATTCTCGGAATGTTGGCCCTGGCCAAGAGAGAAGTCGTGACCGAAAAGGTGGACAAACTGTTGAAAATTGGTTTAGGGCCTCTTGGAATG CACGATTTGGTGCTGGCGAAATATACTTGTATCGCTCTTCAACGTCTCGGCGGATCCGCAAAGAAAGTCAAAG GCTCCCTCCAAGACAAAACAGTGCGTTTACCAATGGACAATCCTATCTTCACGAAACTTCAAGATATCATCGAATTCTCTCCCAAATCCCCTCAGTGGTTCTCCATGGCTGAACAGGCTGTTAACACGATTTATCTATTGGGTGAACAGCCAGATAGGCTTTGTACAAAGATTATAAAGGACTTAACAACAAAGGTGTTTGATGCGCCTGAAAAAGGGATAGAGATTGAGAAGAAACaaggggagagggagggagagaaTGGCGGAGATGTGGCGAATGAAAACCAAGAGACTACTGGAGATGGTGATGCTTCTGCGACAGCAGGTAATGAGTCACAAACTCTGGACGACGGTGAAACCTCCCAATCCCAATCTCAGCTCGCCCCTGCCAATGAAGAGATAGTGCTTTTGAAAGCACAAGCCAGTAGCTTTAAAATCGCGCAAATGGTTTTCGTTGTTGGTCATGTGGCGTTGAAGCATATTGTTTATCTTGAGCTCGTGGAGAGGGAGTTcaagaggaggaaggatgagaaagCGAAAG AAAAAGCGGCTGCAAAGGCTACTGAAAAGGACCAGAACGATCTCGATGCTGTAGCAGGTAATGCGGAGGATGACATCGGTGATCTGATATCAACCATGAAAGAGAACGAACTGCTGTATGGCGAGAAGAGCTTGTTGGCCGGATATGGAGATTTGATCGCGCATATCTGTGCCAGTCCAAGGAAATACAGA TACCCTTCACTCCGAGAAGCAGCTACGCTGAGTCTGTCAAAGCTCATGTGCGTTTCTTCCCAGTTCTGTGAACAACACTTGCCGTTACTGTTCAAAATTCTCGAGACCAGTAAAGACCCTGTTGTAAGAAGTAATATCGTGATCGCTTTGGGTGATATCGCAGTTTGCTTTGGTAACCTGATTGACGAC AACTCTGAACGTCTTTATCAAGGCCTCGCTGATACCGACCTGGTTGTCAAGAAGAACACCCTCATGGTTCTCACTCATCTTATCTTGAACGGTATGATCAAGGTCAAAGGTCAACTCGGTGAGATGGCCAAATGTCTTGAGGATCCGGATCAACGAATCTCCGACCTTGCGAAGCTGTTCTTCACAGAGCTATCAACAAAAGACAATGCGCTGTATAACAACTTGCAGGATGTCATCAGCCACCTGAGTATTGGAGCACATGCCGTTGATGAAGAGACGTTCGAAAGGACAATGCGATTCATTTTCACCTTCATCGAAAAG GAAAAACAGGCAGAATCGATTGTGGAGAAACTGTGTCAGCGATTCAGACAGGCGACAGAAGAGCGACAGTGGAGAGACATTTCCTACTGTCTTTCGCTCTTGCCATTCAAATCTGATAGATCGGTCAAGAAGCTCATCGAGGG TCTGCCATTCTACCAAGATAAGTTGCACGAAGAAACAGTGTTCAGACGGTTCACGGAGATCCTGGCCAAGGCTCGAGCGAACAAGGCTTCCAACAAGCCTGAAACTGAATTGCAAGAGTTCGAACGG ATCCTCAACGAGCACCAAGCAAAGGGTCTTGAAGACCAAGCCCTCGAAGCAGACGTATTACGCAAGGCTAAAGCTGCCAAACGCCGTGCCGCTAAACGGCCTCCTGCGGCGGCAGCGAGAACGACCAGGAGGAAACAAGTCGTTGAGGAGGAtgttgaggaagaagatgaagagacAGCTACTGTCGATGAAGAGGCtgaggaggaaaaagaggCACCTGCACCACGGAAGAAGGCGACCGCAAGGAAGCCACCAccaagaagaggaggaagaagaaagaaggtTGTGGAAagtgaggatgaggatgagggggatgaagacgaggacgaagatgatgagTAG